One window of Theropithecus gelada isolate Dixy chromosome 4, Tgel_1.0, whole genome shotgun sequence genomic DNA carries:
- the TAF11 gene encoding transcription initiation factor TFIID subunit 11 isoform X2, with translation MDDARESPSDKGGETGESDETAAASGDPGATDTDGIPEETDGDADADLKEAAAEEGEPKSQDVSDLTTVEREDSSLLTPAAKKLKIDTKEKKEKKQKVDEDEIQKMQILVSSFSEEQLNRYEMYRRSAFPKAAIKRLIQSITGTSVSQNVVIAMSGISKVFVGEVVEEAQGDRSRLCIFCSGLCSFLLPKVKIQEKQSQG, from the exons ATGGACGATGCCCGCGAGTCGCCCTCCGACAAAGGTGGAGAGACAGGGGAGTCGGATGAGACGGCCGCTGCATCTGGGGACCCGGGGGCTACAGACACGGATGGAATCCCAGAGGAAACTGACGGAGACGCAGATGCGGACTTGAAAGAAGCTGCAGCGGAGGAAGGCGAG CCCAAGAGTCAGGATGTCTCAGATTTAACAACAGTTGAAAGGGAAGACTCATCATTACTTACTCCTGCggccaaaaaactgaaaatagataccaaagaaaagaaagagaagaagcagaaagtagaTGAAGATGAGATTCAGAAGATGCA AATcctggtttcttctttttctgaggaGCAGCTGAACCGTTATGAAATGTATCGCCGCTCAGCTTTCCCTAAGGCAGCCATCAAAAGG CTGATCCAGTCCATCACTGGCACCTCTGTGTCTCAGAATGTTGTTATTGCTATGTCTGGTATTTCCAAGGTTTTCGTCGGGGAGGTGGTAGAAGAAG CCCAGGGTGACAGAAGTAGACTTTGTATTTTCTGCAGTGGACTTTGCTCATTTCTGCTGCCAAAAGTAAAGATACAAGAAAAGCAATCACAGGGCTGA
- the TAF11 gene encoding transcription initiation factor TFIID subunit 11 isoform X1 → MDDARESPSDKGGETGESDETAAASGDPGATDTDGIPEETDGDADADLKEAAAEEGEPKSQDVSDLTTVEREDSSLLTPAAKKLKIDTKEKKEKKQKVDEDEIQKMQILVSSFSEEQLNRYEMYRRSAFPKAAIKRLIQSITGTSVSQNVVIAMSGISKVFVGEVVEEALDVCEKWGEMPPLQPKHMREAVRRLKSKGQIPNSKHKKIIFF, encoded by the exons ATGGACGATGCCCGCGAGTCGCCCTCCGACAAAGGTGGAGAGACAGGGGAGTCGGATGAGACGGCCGCTGCATCTGGGGACCCGGGGGCTACAGACACGGATGGAATCCCAGAGGAAACTGACGGAGACGCAGATGCGGACTTGAAAGAAGCTGCAGCGGAGGAAGGCGAG CCCAAGAGTCAGGATGTCTCAGATTTAACAACAGTTGAAAGGGAAGACTCATCATTACTTACTCCTGCggccaaaaaactgaaaatagataccaaagaaaagaaagagaagaagcagaaagtagaTGAAGATGAGATTCAGAAGATGCA AATcctggtttcttctttttctgaggaGCAGCTGAACCGTTATGAAATGTATCGCCGCTCAGCTTTCCCTAAGGCAGCCATCAAAAGG CTGATCCAGTCCATCACTGGCACCTCTGTGTCTCAGAATGTTGTTATTGCTATGTCTGGTATTTCCAAGGTTTTCGTCGGGGAGGTGGTAGAAGAAG CACTGGATGTATGTGAGAAGTGGGGAGAAATGCCACCACTACAACCCAAACATATGAGGGAAGCTGTTAGAAGGTTAAAGTCAAAGGGACAGATCCCTAACTCGAAGCACAAAAAAATCATCTTCTTCTAG
- the TAF11 gene encoding transcription initiation factor TFIID subunit 11 isoform X3, which translates to MDDARESPSDKGGETGESDETAAASGDPGATDTDGIPEETDGDADADLKEAAAEEGEPKSQDVSDLTTVEREDSSLLTPAAKKLKIDTKEKKEKKQKVDEDEIQKMQILVSSFSEEQLNRYEMYRRSAFPKAAIKRHWMYVRSGEKCHHYNPNI; encoded by the exons ATGGACGATGCCCGCGAGTCGCCCTCCGACAAAGGTGGAGAGACAGGGGAGTCGGATGAGACGGCCGCTGCATCTGGGGACCCGGGGGCTACAGACACGGATGGAATCCCAGAGGAAACTGACGGAGACGCAGATGCGGACTTGAAAGAAGCTGCAGCGGAGGAAGGCGAG CCCAAGAGTCAGGATGTCTCAGATTTAACAACAGTTGAAAGGGAAGACTCATCATTACTTACTCCTGCggccaaaaaactgaaaatagataccaaagaaaagaaagagaagaagcagaaagtagaTGAAGATGAGATTCAGAAGATGCA AATcctggtttcttctttttctgaggaGCAGCTGAACCGTTATGAAATGTATCGCCGCTCAGCTTTCCCTAAGGCAGCCATCAAAAGG CACTGGATGTATGTGAGAAGTGGGGAGAAATGCCACCACTACAACCCAAACATATGA